The sequence below is a genomic window from Actinomycetota bacterium.
ACGCGACCGCCATCTCGCTGTGCATGGACAACAAGCTCCCGATCGTGGTGTTCGAGCTGCTGCGTCCGGGCAACATCCAACGGGTGGTGGAAGGCGAGAGCGTCGGCACGCTGGTCACGGCGGACGTGTAGCGTCCCACAACCCCGCTGACGATCGCGCCACACCACGGGAGGCAGACAGATGGTCGACAGGGACATGAGCCCCGACGAGATCCTCGCCGACGCCGACCACAGGATGGACGTGGCGGTCGAGATGACCCAGGAGGGCTTCGCCAGCATCCGGACGGGGCGGGCGAACCCGCAGCTGCTGCACAACATCCGCGTCGAGTACTACGGCCAGCCCACGGCTCTGCAGCAGCTGGCGTCATTCTCGGTCCCCGAGCCGCGCATGCTGGTCATCAACCCGTTCGACAAGGGCGCCACCCCCGACATCGAGCGGGCGATCCGGGAGTCGGATCTCGGGCTCAACCCCTCCACCGACGGACAGATCATCCGGTGCATCTTCCCCGAACTGACCGAGGAACGCCGCCGCGAGTACATCAGGCTCGCCAAGGCCCGCGCCGAGGAAGGCCGGGTCGCGGTGCGCAACGTCCGCCGGCACGCCAGGGACGCACTGCAGCAGCTGGAGGACGACGGGACGGTCGGGGC
It includes:
- the frr gene encoding ribosome recycling factor, which translates into the protein MSPDEILADADHRMDVAVEMTQEGFASIRTGRANPQLLHNIRVEYYGQPTALQQLASFSVPEPRMLVINPFDKGATPDIERAIRESDLGLNPSTDGQIIRCIFPELTEERRREYIRLAKARAEEGRVAVRNVRRHARDALQQLEDDGTVGADEHERYAKRLEELTAQHVNRIDQLLEGKERELLEV